The nucleotide sequence TCCTCTTCTGACTTGTCGGGCCATCCTGCATGCACGGCACAAGTTATAGAAGAATCCATCCAAGTATCAAAGACGTCTCTTTCAGCAACGAATTTTTCGTGACCACATTTTGGGCATTCCTTGATTCTTGGATTTTCTTGTTTCGGATCTATCGGTGGCCAACTCTCCTCTGCCAATATTATTTCACCACATTTTTTGCAGTACCATATGGGAATTGGAGTGCCAAAGACTCGTTGGCGGCTGATGACCCAGTCCCAATCAAGGGATTTTGCCCAGTCGATAAGGCGGGTTTTCATGTAGTTTGGATACCATTTGAGTGCGTTCGTTGTTTTTTCCACTTGCTCTGTCAGCTGGCGAGTTTTCATAAACCACTGCTTTGTTTCTAATATTTCGATTGGAGTATCACAACGGTCACATAAGCCGACTTCTTGTTGAATGGGCTCAATTTTAATCAGCAACCCTTGTTGCTTGAGGTCTTCTGCAATGGCTTTTTTGACTTCTTGGATCGTTAAGCCTTCATATTTACCTGCGTTTTTATTCATTTTCCCGTCTTTGGTTAGAACTGTGACAGAAAGGAGCCTGTGTTTAGCTACAGTTTTCACGTCTGCTTTGTCGCCATAAGTACAAATCATGACTACGCCAGTGCCAAATTCCGGGTCTACCATGTTGTCAGTAATTATTTCAACGGTGCGGTTTGCAGTTGGAATGTGAATGCTTTTGCCTACATACTTTTTGTAGCGTTCATCTTTTGGGTTAACGGCGACGGTGACGCAGGCTGGTATAAGTTCGGGACGTGTGGTGGCAATAGTTAGGTAGCCGCTTTTTTCTAGTGGAAATTTGATGTGGTAGAGAGCGCCTTGGCGTGTTTCGTAGTTTACTTCGGCGTCCGCTATGGCTGTTTCGCAGCTGGGACACCAGTTTACAGGGTGAGTGCCCTGGTAGATGTAGCCTTTCTTGTAGAGCATCATGAAGCTTAGTTGGGTGCGGCGCCAGTAGTCAGGGTTCATGGTTTTGTATTCAACTGTCCAGTCGTTGCTGCAGCCGAGCTGTTTTATGGCGGTTTTCATGATGCTAATGTATTTGTCTACGAATTTTTTGCAGAGGTTGATAAATTCGGCTGTGGTAGTGTCAGACTTTCTGACTCCATATTCTTTTTCAGCTCTTCTCTCGATCTGCAAGCCATGGCAGTCCCAGCCTTGGGGAAAGTAGACGTTATAGCCTTGCATGCGTTTGTAGCGGGCAATGATATCGAAATAAGTCCAGTTAAGAACATTACCCATGTGAAATTCGCCGCTTGGGTAGGGCGGAGGAGTATCGATGCTGAAAGTAGGTTTAGAAAAATCGTTCCAGTCAAAGTGATAGATACCCCATTCTTCCCACTTACGTTGCCACTTTTCTTCGGTGGCAAGAAAATCAATTTTTTTGGGCAAAGGCTTCATGATGCAAACTTCCGGCTAAACATAACATTTTCATACAGATAAGCAAGGCAAGTAAATAACAATCGAGCTACCATCCTTGGTGCAATAGACCATTATTTAAATCTCTTACCAACTGTTTCTTTTCTTCTGATGCGTGTTCTCCTTCTTATGTTTTTGCACGTATATACCATGGATTGTGCAATAGAGTTTTCCTACAAACAATTCCATCATAAATCCGATAACAATACTGTATATACACGCAATATCTGTACAAACACATTATAGGTTTCTAAAATCGCATTAGCCGTTTGGATTTTTATGTTAAGCTAGACTCATTCTTTTACAATTGTGTATCGGCGGCCTATGGGGTTTATTTGGCCTTTTTCAAAGAGCCTCTTCAGAGTTCTATAAATGGTTTTTTCTGGTTTGCTGAGTTTCTCAGCGATTTCAGCCAAAGTTAAAGGCCTTGGAGAGCTTCGCAACAGTTCGAGGACCGGTTTGTCAAGCTTACCCAATAACAACACCACACATATGAGAGCTTTAATTTTCACATCAATCTCTATTTATAGCTTACCTAATACACACGCATCATTATTAAAGAACCCTTTGAAAATCCAAAGCCGAAAATCCCACCCACACATTTGAAGGCTACGTTGGACAGCTCGACCCGAAAGCGACAAGCATCTCTCTCCAAGACTTGATCATATTATTCTGAGTGCAACAGAAAGAATACAATCATAGGTGCAAACACATAAATAATCAAGATGAAGCCATCAAAGAAGATAACTTTTTAGGCTATCTAACAACTCTATCTATCTCAACTCTCCAAAAGGAGCGCCATAAACATTGACCTCTCAAGAACCCAAGGAACATGACAAACTTACTAAACAACAAGAACAATGGGAAAAAACCACAGTTCCGAATTGGCTAAAACGCCATCCGGAAAGAAAAAAAGAATTCTACAACACCTCAGAAATCCCAATAGAACGGCTCTACACCCCGGTGGACACCAATAACATCGACTACATTCAACACATAGGATTCCCAGGAGAATACCCCTTCACCCGCGGCGTACATGCCACAATGTATCGAGGCCGCCTATGGACAATGCGCCAGTTCAGCGGTTTTGGCACTGCAGAGCAAACGAATAGACGGTTCAAATATCTTCTTCATGAAGGGGAAACTGGTCTCAGTATCGCCTTCGACTACCCTAGTATCATGGGCTACGACTCTGATCATTCGATGTCAGAAGGCGAAGTAGGCAGATGCGGTGTCGCAGTTGCATCGCTCAAAGATTTTGAGATTCTCTTTGACGGAATTCCTCTCGACAAGGTAACAACCAGCATGACCATAAACGGCCCTGCAGCTATACTGTTGGCAATGTATGTCGCCATAGGAGACAAACAAGGCGTTCCACGCACAATGCTTGGAGGCACGACACAAAACGACCTTCTCAAAGAATTCTTCGCCCAAAAACTCTGCATATTTCCTCCAAGGCCATCAGTCAAACTTGTTATAGACATAGTTGAATACTGCACTAAGAATCTGCCAAAATGGAATCCTATAAGCATAAGCGGCTACCACATCCGCGAAGCAGGCTCAAACGCCACTCAAGAACTAGCCTTCACACTTTACGATGGCATCGCCTACGTAGAAGCAGCCATCGAAAGAGGACTCAAAGTAGACAACTTCGCCCCACGCTTAAGCTTCTTCTTCGCCAGCCACAACGACCTTTTCGAAGAAATAGCTAAATTCCGAGCGGCACGTAGACTATGGGCGAAACTTATGAAGAACAGATTCCACGCCCAAAAGCCACGCTCCATGTGGATGCGCATGCATGTCCAGACATCTGGCTGCACATTAACAGCTAATCAGCCTCTCAACAACATAATCCGCGTCACAATCCAATCGCTTGCTGCAATACTTGGTGGAACACAAAGCTTGCACACAAATAGTCACGACGAAGCATTATGCCTTCCCACCGACGAAGCTGTCCGCATAGCCCTGCGCACACAGCAGATAATTGCACGCGAAAGTGGTGTCCCAAATACGATAGACCCAGTTGGAGGAAGCTATTACGTGGAAACATTAACAAATCAGATGGAAGAAAAAGCCATGGATTACATTGAAAAAATCGACAACATGGGTGGCGTCTACGAAGCCATCGAAAGAGGATTCTTCCAAAAAGAAATCGCTGATAGCGCCTATAAGTACCAACGTGAAATTGACAGCAATAAGAGAACGTTGGTTGGCGTGAACGAATATTTCATCGAAGAACCTGAATGCCCCATCGAACTCCTACGCATCGACCCTAGAGTTGAAGAACAACAAGTAGCGAGACTTCAAAAGCTTCGGCGCGAACGCAATAATGCTAAAGTAGAACAAGCCTTAGACAAACTTCATGATGCAGCAGACAAAGACCAAAACCTGATGTCTATAATAATTGAAGCTGTAAAAGCTTATGCGACGATAGGTGAAATATGTGGTGTCCTTCGGAAAGTGTATGGGGAATATAAGGAATTGATAGTTGTCTAGGAGGAGGCATTTAGACATTGCAAGATAGAAAAATCCGAGTTCTTGTGGCAAAGCCAGGGTTGGATAGCCACGATAGAGGCGCAAAAATTGTGGCGAGGGCTTTAAGAGACGCTGGAATGGAAGTCATCTACACTGGGCTGAGACAAACACCCGAACAAATAGTGGAGACAGTCTTACAAGAAGATGTTGACATTCTAGGACTTAGCATACTGTCAGGCGCTCACATGACACTTTTCCCCAGAATAATGGAACTCATCAAGCAAAAGGGACTAGATGATGTCATTGTATTTGCTGGTGGTATAATCCCCGAAGAAGATGTTTCGTCTCTTAAGCATCTAGGAATAAAAGAAACCTTTGGACCTGGCACACCAACAGAAACCATAGTAAATTTTGTCAAAAAAAGTGTAGAGAAAAGCCGTTGATAAGAATTGATCGACGCTCAACACCTTGTCGACGCTGTACTGAAAGGAGACCGCAGAACTGTAGCCCGAGTAATAACACTCATAGAAAATAACACCTTGGAAGCCAAAAAAATCGTATCACTGCTTTATCCCCACACTGGGAAAGCCCGAATAATCGGGATGACAGGACCAGGCGGAGCGGGAAAAAGCACTTTAGTTGAGAAACTAGTCAGGGAACTGAGGCAGCGAGGCAAAACTGTAGGAGTAGTGGCTGTTGACCCCACCAGCCCATTTTCTGGCGGAGCGTTCTTAGGCGACCGCATACGCATGCAAGACCTTAGCACTGACCAGGGAGTTTTCATCCGAAGCATGGCAACACGAAATAACCCTGGAGCCTTAGCTAAAGCCACGAAAGATGCTGTTCACGTCCTGGACGCAGCTGGCAAAAATGTAATTATCGTGGAAACTGCCGGAGCCGGACAGTCAGAAGTAGACATCATTAAAGTAGCCCAGACGGTCGTTGTGGTTCTAACTCCAGGCTTTGGTGATGAAATTCAAGCGATAAAAGCTGGCATCATGGAAATAGGCGACATTTTCGTCATCAACAAGGCTGACCGCGAAAACGCAAACAAAGCAGTTACCGATATCCAAACCATGTTAGAACTTGGTAATAAAAGAGGTAAATGGACCCCCGCAATAATCAAAACCATAGCCATTACCGGCGAAGGGACCGCCCAACTCTTAGACAAGATTGATGAACACAGAGAATACCTCGAGAAAGGCGAAGCCGACCTGAGACAGAAAAGAATAGTGGAAACAGAACTTGTAGACGCGATAAGGCAGAAAACCACTGAATACATTATAGAGACACTGAGAAGGACCGGCGAACTAGATGTGTTAATCTCAAAAATCCTAGCAAAGAAAATTGACCCGCTCACCGCTGCAGAAAAAGCGCTAGTTGAACAGCTTAAAAACTCCAACGAGGACAAATAACCATATGAAAAAACAACAGTTAGCACTCGGTTTAGTGCAAGTTTACACAGGCAACGGAAAAGGAAAAACTTCCGCCGCTTTCGGCCTAGCCCTCAGAGCCATCGGTCGAGGGTTAAAAGTCTACGTAATACAATTCATTAAAGGCGGCTTCGACTACGGCGAACTTTACGCCGTTAAGCAACTTGCAAACTTGAAGTTAAAGGCCTTTGGTCGCGGAAAATTCATAACAGAAAAACCCCCAGAAAAGGTTGATGTAGGATGTGCAAGAGAAGCTTTTGAATTGGCCAAAAAAGTTGTTGTCAGCGGCGAGTACGACATCGTAATCCTGGACGAAATCAACGTAGCACTCAACCTAAAACTGATAAAAGTAGCCGATGTTATCGAGCTGGTTAGGAATAAACCTAAGCATGTAGAACTGGTTTTAACGGGACGACGTGCCCATCCAGAAATTATTGAGATGGCTGATCTGGTTACAGAAATGAAGGAGATTAAACATCCTTTCAGAAAGGGAGTGCCACCTAGGAAAGGCATCGAATACTAAAGATCACTATCTTATGCAAGCCCAAGGAGTTTCCATTCCATCAACCACGACTTCTTTGTAAAAGTCTAATGTCTCTTCTTTGCTGTTCGTTCCTGTAGTTATCATGATTCCACTCTTGAGGATGCTTGCCAGAACTCCGCTTTTTGTCGTGAAGGTTACACCGAATTTGGCTTCTACATTTAGCTGTGCCCCTTCTCGCTTCAAAAGACCAACTAATTTCTCCATTTTCAAGTTCAAATTTTCTTTTGGGACTACAACGAAAACTCTCTTGTTGTTTCTTCCACAGCTCTCTTCAACCAGAACACGCTTCAAGGGTAAGGGGCTAGCTTTGGGTTGGCACCCGCAAACTGGGCAGCTCTCAGCTCGTGCAATCTCAATTTCCTCAAAGCGCATAAAGCCAACATCACAGTATAAGAGCTTATTTTTGAGGTTTGGCGACCTTCCCAAGAGGATTTTAACTGTTTCGGCGACTTCTACGCTTGCTACGACGCCTATGACTGACGGATGCACTCCGACTGTGGCGCATGATGGCAAGCTGTTGTCGTCAAGGTCTCCATAGAAACATTCTAGGCATGCAGTCTCTTGAGGGATGATCGTGGACGCGTTTCCAAAGGTTGATATGGCAGAGCCAAACACGTAGGGAATTTCGAGTCTGACGCAAGCTCTGTTTATAGCATATCGGCTGGTCATGTTGTCTAGACCGTCAACAACTGCGTCCACCCCACCTAATACTTCATCCGCGTTGTGTTCATTAAGGGAAAGAGGAAGCGGTTCAAATTTCACGTAGGGATTTAATCTCTCCAACTTCTTCACAGCCGCTCCCACCTTTGGAAAGCCAATGACATCAAAGTCGTAAAGATACTGCCTTTGCAGATTAGATTCTTCAACAACATCTCGATCAACAAGTCTTAAATGTCCTACACCCATGGCGGCTAACTGGATGGCTATCGTAGAGCCGAGACCTCCTAGCCCTACTACACAGACTTTTGCCCTCTTCAGTTTCAGCTGCCCCTCATATCCTACTTCTTCTAACATTATCTGCCTTGAGTAAAACCGCAACTCTTCATCTGAGAGCTTCTTCTCTTGTTCCTCAAGTAAACGCTTTAGGCGTTTCTCCATTTTCAACTCGTGAGGATGTTCTTCAGGAGGGGCAGGCAACTGTCTCAAGTATTCTTCTATATTAGTTGTCTCAGCTTTCTCCGATTTACTTCGTTCTTTCTTTACTTCAGCCATACTAAATCCTCTCCTTTAACATTCGTTCTTTTGGGTTCTTCCTAATCCTTAACTCGCTAAACATTATGCATATTTCTGCTAAAAAGATAGTTGGTCGAAATTAGAGAGCTAAAACATGTGAACATACGGCATGAGTTCATACGCGTTTTGCGGTCTGATGGATAAGTCAAGTTGCAAGTATGCTGCTGAAGAGTTAAAGTAAGGTGGTCCTTTTCTTGAGAACAATGTTAGTATTTTGCCTTCATGGTTGATTTTGAAACCTCTTTGAGAGGGCTCATGCCCACGAATCAGAAATTTGACATTCAACATGTTAAGGAAATTTTGAGTGACATCTTTACCAAAGAGTTTCCCAGCTCCTCTGAGTGATGAATGAGTTCCTATGATAGTCTCATCTGGGTCGCTCCAAAGGATTTCTTCAAGATGTCTTTCCTTTGGGTGCATCGAATGAGCAAAAATTAAATCGTTTAGTGAGGAAGCACAACTTGGCACTCCGCCATGAATCATCACACAAAGCCCATCCACAACAACTGCAGTGAACAAATACTGGAATAGTTCACGAATTTTTGAATAGACAACTGAGCCTTCTTTGCCAAACCTTGCCTGCAGGTTTTCTGGCAAGTCATGTGGATAAGCCAACAAGTCGTCTGGACCTTCATGGTTCCCTCGCATCAATACCACTTTTTGCGGAAAAAGCTGCTTTAACTTCAGGATTAAATAGTAAACTTCCGGAGAATGGGAACCTCTGTCTCCGTAGTCGCCGAGAAAAACCAAGAGAACACTATTTTGTGTTGCCTTTTCCATAAACTTTGAAGCTTTCAGCACATACACAAGACTCTCCAGATCACCATGTAGATCACCTATAACAATTACCTCCCCAGAAGGCTTCGCTTTAATGACCCGCCCCTCAATGCTCAATCTTCCCATTCGCCCTTCTTCTGAAGCCAAGAGTTCAATGGATTCATCGATCAAGCTAATGTATTCTTTGCTGTTGGCTTTCAGTGCTTTGCGGGATATTTCGACAAGATCTGTCATTTGCTCGACTAGCCCTGACATAGTATGCAAAGTATAACATTTATGTAATATCTACATGATTTCCACTCTTTTTTGAGTAGTTACTCTTAAATAGCTAGTGGTTTACCTTGTAAAATCGCGTGGTTAACACTATGGTCTTCTTAAACTCGAAACAAATAGCTTTCATTGCTATAATGAGCGCCTTAGGAAACATCCTCGCTGGAATTTCAATTAACGTTGCCCCAATATTAGCAGCCACCTCCCCAGGTGGGGGTGGAGCAGCATTAGATTTCTCACACATCGCAACGTTTATCGCCGCAGTCTTCGGAGGCCCTAGTATAGGAGCAATTGTAGGGTTCCTTGGTGGAATATATTCAGGATACTCGTTTGGCTTCACAGTAGGTAGCCTTGGATTCCTTTCACTTATTGGGATACCAGTCGGAAAAGCTCTAACAGGCCTAACAACTGGTCTACTCTTCAAAGGACTGAAAGTAAACAAAAGCTCACGTCCTTCTACTTACACTGTTCCCATTGTGCTTCTATCATTCATTCCTGAATGCTTGTTTACAGTTTTCTATTTCCTTTACCTAGTCTTGTATGTTTATGGCTTTGCCATGACGTTTATGCTATCGATAATTATCCCTAAAGCCTGGATTGAAATCATATTAATGAGTTTTCTTATGGGGGCATTGGTAGGGAATGTTGGCTTCAGAGATTTTATTTCAAGATTCCTTTCTTACCCGATACGTTCAATGAAAAAGCAGTTAGAGAAAAAATAGTCTTAGTAATAGTGTTTTATTGTAATGGTTTTATTTTGAAAGTATCGACTTGATATTTTCTCGTATTTCTTCTGATCTTTCTTGGATCATCTTGAGTAAGTCTTTGAATTCTTCATCGTTAGGATATCTTTTATATGCTCCATATGTGCAGAAGCCTAAGCCCTCAAGTAAGTCTCCTATTATGATGCCGAAAAGAAAGTTTCTTTTTGATTTTATGGTGTTGAGAAATTTTTTGTTCATCAGTTGGTAGTAGGTTTCAAGAGTCCCTTGAAGCAGTTTGTCGAGAGCTTTTCCTAGGGTCTCTTCTAGTTTCTTTTCCATTGAATCATCGCACTGCTAGTCGAATTTTTCTCTGACAATCATTTTGCGGAATTTTCTCATGTGATCGCAGTCTGATTTTAGGCGTTTGAGTTCCTTAGTCTCCATCTGAAGCTTAGCAACTCTTAAACGAATTTCTTTAAGTTTACCCATTTCAGTTCGGAATGCAATTTCTTTTTGTCTTAAAATCCATTATGAAGAGGGAATCAATATTTGAAATAAGGGAATTTCTCAGCTGTTAAGATGATTAATGAAAAACCAGTTTCCCCAAAAAAAGCTATACTCCGGGTCTATTAAGGACCTATCGGGAGCATATAGAAGGAGGGCAACACCTCAGCGATGCGTGAAATTGCTGTGACAAATGATTTTAGTGCCTTCCTACAAATAACGCTGTTTGGTTGCTTTACATGGACTTGCTATTGAAGGCGAATGTGACAAGTAAAGGCGCAATCCTTTTGGGAAAACATGTGGCCTGTGACGCTTATGAAGAAAACAGGCCCCTGAGAGTTGTGACCCACGCGCACGCTGACCACATGAACGGGCTGCATCGAAGTTTGAAAAACTGCGACACAGTGGTGATGACGCCCGCAACCAAAGATTTAATTGATGTCATGAGGGGACAGAGCTTTCTCTTGAGAGGAAATGTAAAAGCAATCGAGTACGATAAGCCTTTGATTTTTGACGATGAGCAGTTAACTCTTCACAAAGTTGACCACATTCTCGGTACGGCTCAAGTGCTCGTGGAGGACGCTGATGGTATGCGTATCCTCTACACAAGTGACTTTCGAATCCAAAACACTCCGGTCATTCAGTCTGACGTCCTAATCATTGAGGCTACTTATGGTAGTCCATGGCGCACAAGAAACTTCGGAGACGAGGTAACACACATGCTAGTCTCTATCGTTGAGAAAGGACTGAAACAAGGCCCTGTTTATGTTTTCGGATATCACGGAAAACTTCAAGAGGTAATGCAGATATTACACGAAGCAAAGATTAATGCACCATTTATAATGCCTGAAAGAATCCTTCAAATTTCGAAAATCCATCAGAAACACGGAGTAAGAATTTGTAGACCTCTATTCTTGACCAAACACGAATTACAGCTCACCTTACAAGAAGAAACGCAATATGTTGCCTTTTACCATATGAATTGGCGCAAAAAAATAGGTTTGAACAGGTTTAGAGTTTGTGTGAGTGGTTGGGAGTTTAATTCGCCTTGCAGGCAAACAGGTGAAAAAGAATACGTTGTAGCCTTGAGCGACCACTCCGACTTCAAAGGTTTGCTGGAATACGTCAGGCAAAGCAACCCACAACTAGCCATAACCGATAACTACCGAGCTGGTGATGCATATGCGCTTGCAAAACAGATAAAGAAGCAACTCGGAATCGAAGCAAAACCCCTCCCAGCATAACAACCTTTTCCAGCAATCTCGTGCACGCCCAATTCTTGCCAAAACATACATGTACAATAGCAAGATTTGCTAGAGTAAAGAATTTAAACAGCAATCTCCTTTCACATAGGAGGCAGGTCAGAATCATGGGTGTACGAATTCGAGTGCAAAGACGAGGACGAGGAGGACCAACTTTCCAAGCATCCACTCAAAAGAGAATAGCGCCAGCCAAATACCCTCCAATCAGCAACGAACAACTAGAAGGCGTCATCGAGGGCAGAATAGAAGGAATTTTCCACGAACCCGGACGAGGCTCACCCCTCGCCAGAATAAAACTACAAGACAACAAAGACTACCACTTCATAGTTCCTGAAGGCGTACACGAAGACCAAAGAATCCAAATTGGCAGCCAAGCACCAATCGAAATAGGCAACATCCTTCCTCTAAGCAACATACCCGAAGGCACCATGATCTGCGGAATAGAACTCTCACCAGGTGACGGAGGAAAGATAGCACGTTCATCCGGAACATATGCAACCGTCGTCGCCCACACACCACAAGGAACCATGATAAAATTCCCTTCAAGGAAAACAAAATACGTCAATGACCTATGCCGCGCTACCATAGGCATTGTCTCCGGAGCTGGGCGGCTTGAAAAACCATTCCTTAAAGCCGGCAAAAAATACCACAAGAAGAAAGCGAAAGGTCATAAATATCCACGAACACGTGGCAGAGCCATGGTCGCTGCCGCGCATCCTTACGGGAGTAGTAAGAGAGGCGGTCGCAAAGTCACCACAGTCGCACGCGGGGCACCACCAGGCAAGAAAGTAGGCTTAATTGCAGCTAGAAGTACTGGCAGGAAGCAAAGAAGAAGAAGGTAACTTCGGAAAAGGTTAATAAACAGCCCTAGAGAAGCAATGAGTAGGCGAACGTAAAAAAAATGCCGAAAGTATTCATGTACCGGGGATATACTCTCGAACAATTGCAAAGTCTTTCAATGGACGAGTTTATACTTTTGCTCCCATCCCGCCATCGCAGAAGCCTACAACGCGGACTCAAAGCTGAGCAACGAATCTTGTTGGAAAACGTAAGAGCCGCAAAAGCGGCGATGGATAAAGGACAAAGTGTCATAGTTAAAACCCACACCCGAGACATGGTCATACTCCCAGAAATGGCCGGTGTGACAATATTACTTCACAATGGGAAAGAATTTCTCCCCATTGAAATCGCTCCTCAAATGATTGGGCATTATCTTGGAGAATACGCGATCACAAATAAGCCTGTAAAACATGGGCAACCAGGTATTGGCGCTTCAAGGTCGTCAATGTATGTGCCACTGAAATAAATAGTTGCAATAATTTTCTACGCGCGATAACTTGGTTCAGTTTTCTTCTTTTTTTCGCTTGCTAATGGTACTTTAGGAAGTGGAATAGGTGGGGGAATATTCAGAGTTCTGGAAATAAGCACGGATTCCAAAAACACAACATTAGAAATGGTCTGTACAATAATAGGCGGTGGCGCTTTCTTCTCTCCGTAACTTGAAAATATTTTTTCCAGCTCTTCTTTATCTCCCGTGACGTTAGCCTTGCCTTTAACACTGATTTGAGCCACTGCAGGATTGTAGTTTATGGTAAAAACAAAAGGTACTTCCAACAAATCTTCACTCGGCTTATTTATACTTATGAGGTTGAGGTTTGTAGCGATCTTCACTGGAGGAAGGGGGCGTCTGATTTCCCAAAAGCGTTCAGCGGATATGCTGTTTATGGAAACATTAACGCGGATTTTAATCTTTGGCTGACTCAGTCTTCTACGCCTCGCTATTCTTGGTTTTGTTTGTACCGTGTAAAGCCACAGTGTCCACACGTGTATCGGTTGCCATGGTCTGCCATGAAGTAACCTGGACCGCATCTTTCACAGAATGGTCGCAGCCGTGTCAAGCTTTTTTCCTCAATTTTGTAGTAGCTGAAAATGCTTTTCTCTTTTTTCTTCTTTTTTTCCACCTTTGCCTTCTTAGGTTCTACAGGTTTTTCTTCTACAACTTCCTCTGCAACTTCTTCAGTCTCAGCTTCTTCTTTGGCCTCTGATTTCTCAGTTTCTTCAGACATTCACTATTCCTCTTTCTTTCTTTCTTCTTTTTGGTCTTCGGATTTAGGAGTGGAGGGTGCTTCCTTTGCCTCTTCTCCTTTCTCTGGTTCTCCTTCTTCAAGTTTTTCTTCCTTTATCGGCTTTTTCTCTTCTAGTTTTGGTGTTTTTGGTTTTTCTGTTTCCTCTGCGGGTTTTTTAGGGGAAACATTACGGGTAATAATGTGTTCGGGTTCGATCAGCTTTGCTTGTTCAGCAGATTCGTAGGCGTTCGCCTCTCCTATGGCAGTCATTGTACCGGTTTTCGTTTCTACTTTCTCCACGAACACCAAGTCGATTTCTATCTTTAGCATGTTCGCCAGATTTTTTCTTAGTTCTAAACGTGAAGTGGTTTGTCCTTCTTGACTGTGATCAACTTCAAAGACAACTTCTTTTCTTTTTAGTAAAGGGTTGTATTTTTGGGAGAGGATTTTCAACTTCAAATCTATTCTTCCGTTAACGAGTAGTTATGGCACAAAAAAAGTGTTTTTGTCCTTATAAAGTTTCATTCCTTTTGATAAGTACTAGGGTTTATATT is from Candidatus Bathyarchaeota archaeon and encodes:
- a CDS encoding methylmalonyl-CoA mutase family protein: MTSQEPKEHDKLTKQQEQWEKTTVPNWLKRHPERKKEFYNTSEIPIERLYTPVDTNNIDYIQHIGFPGEYPFTRGVHATMYRGRLWTMRQFSGFGTAEQTNRRFKYLLHEGETGLSIAFDYPSIMGYDSDHSMSEGEVGRCGVAVASLKDFEILFDGIPLDKVTTSMTINGPAAILLAMYVAIGDKQGVPRTMLGGTTQNDLLKEFFAQKLCIFPPRPSVKLVIDIVEYCTKNLPKWNPISISGYHIREAGSNATQELAFTLYDGIAYVEAAIERGLKVDNFAPRLSFFFASHNDLFEEIAKFRAARRLWAKLMKNRFHAQKPRSMWMRMHVQTSGCTLTANQPLNNIIRVTIQSLAAILGGTQSLHTNSHDEALCLPTDEAVRIALRTQQIIARESGVPNTIDPVGGSYYVETLTNQMEEKAMDYIEKIDNMGGVYEAIERGFFQKEIADSAYKYQREIDSNKRTLVGVNEYFIEEPECPIELLRIDPRVEEQQVARLQKLRRERNNAKVEQALDKLHDAADKDQNLMSIIIEAVKAYATIGEICGVLRKVYGEYKELIVV
- a CDS encoding HTH domain-containing protein, coding for MGKLDKPVLELLRSSPRPLTLAEIAEKLSKPEKTIYRTLKRLFEKGQINPIGRRYTIVKE
- a CDS encoding cobalamin B12-binding domain-containing protein, which translates into the protein MQDRKIRVLVAKPGLDSHDRGAKIVARALRDAGMEVIYTGLRQTPEQIVETVLQEDVDILGLSILSGAHMTLFPRIMELIKQKGLDDVIVFAGGIIPEEDVSSLKHLGIKETFGPGTPTETIVNFVKKSVEKSR
- the cobO gene encoding cob(I)yrinic acid a,c-diamide adenosyltransferase; its protein translation is MKKQQLALGLVQVYTGNGKGKTSAAFGLALRAIGRGLKVYVIQFIKGGFDYGELYAVKQLANLKLKAFGRGKFITEKPPEKVDVGCAREAFELAKKVVVSGEYDIVILDEINVALNLKLIKVADVIELVRNKPKHVELVLTGRRAHPEIIEMADLVTEMKEIKHPFRKGVPPRKGIEY
- the meaB gene encoding methylmalonyl Co-A mutase-associated GTPase MeaB: MIDAQHLVDAVLKGDRRTVARVITLIENNTLEAKKIVSLLYPHTGKARIIGMTGPGGAGKSTLVEKLVRELRQRGKTVGVVAVDPTSPFSGGAFLGDRIRMQDLSTDQGVFIRSMATRNNPGALAKATKDAVHVLDAAGKNVIIVETAGAGQSEVDIIKVAQTVVVVLTPGFGDEIQAIKAGIMEIGDIFVINKADRENANKAVTDIQTMLELGNKRGKWTPAIIKTIAITGEGTAQLLDKIDEHREYLEKGEADLRQKRIVETELVDAIRQKTTEYIIETLRRTGELDVLISKILAKKIDPLTAAEKALVEQLKNSNEDK
- a CDS encoding valine--tRNA ligase codes for the protein MKPLPKKIDFLATEEKWQRKWEEWGIYHFDWNDFSKPTFSIDTPPPYPSGEFHMGNVLNWTYFDIIARYKRMQGYNVYFPQGWDCHGLQIERRAEKEYGVRKSDTTTAEFINLCKKFVDKYISIMKTAIKQLGCSNDWTVEYKTMNPDYWRRTQLSFMMLYKKGYIYQGTHPVNWCPSCETAIADAEVNYETRQGALYHIKFPLEKSGYLTIATTRPELIPACVTVAVNPKDERYKKYVGKSIHIPTANRTVEIITDNMVDPEFGTGVVMICTYGDKADVKTVAKHRLLSVTVLTKDGKMNKNAGKYEGLTIQEVKKAIAEDLKQQGLLIKIEPIQQEVGLCDRCDTPIEILETKQWFMKTRQLTEQVEKTTNALKWYPNYMKTRLIDWAKSLDWDWVISRQRVFGTPIPIWYCKKCGEIILAEESWPPIDPKQENPRIKECPKCGHEKFVAERDVFDTWMDSSITCAVHAGWPDKSEEEWRRLFPADLHPSGTDIIRTWAYYLMVRHLALFNETPYRACLINGMVLGNDGRKMSKSLGNYIATQEVFKKYGADTSRQWAAGGGTTGSDIPFRWPDVEYAWRFLIKLWNASRFAGLLLKDYELAKAPELTLLDKWVIARMNRATLRVTEALEKCQFNIAIEEIRNFAWRDLCDNYIEAAKHRLYKGDVYGQEKREAAQYALYTTLYRLLQIFAPIAPHITEEIYQTMFAESVKQKSIHLSSWPQVEEAKIDEEAIEKGDLLVAVIGEIRREKARKRMPLNASIEELTIYGGTKENAKTLAESSEDIEGTCKIEKINILSREGEGVEVEGYPEIRFVGL